In Halapricum desulfuricans, a single window of DNA contains:
- a CDS encoding universal stress protein, which translates to MYEKILFPFDGSDGAAEVLQHAGELAHWEDGSIRLLYVADTNEVSVSRVGDEMLDSLIEHGEEILSDAAGILESLDVRYTTDIAKGTPAETIVEYGEDHDFDVIVMPTSGRQGLSRYLLGSVTEKVVRLSETPVLTARMAADEEFVVPFDRILVPTDGSKAAESATQHAFELAAAMGADVHALSVVDTGAFSSDVRSERLSDAGKSHASEVVETVADAATEHGLDGVTTHVESGSPTEEIHEVVDREGIDAVVMGTTGRQGVERILLGSVAEKTVRSVPVPVITIRNGPRPLL; encoded by the coding sequence ATGTACGAAAAGATCCTCTTTCCGTTCGACGGGAGCGACGGGGCGGCCGAAGTACTGCAGCACGCGGGGGAACTCGCCCACTGGGAGGACGGGTCGATCCGACTGTTGTACGTCGCCGATACGAACGAGGTGAGCGTCTCGCGCGTCGGCGACGAGATGCTCGATAGTCTCATCGAACACGGCGAGGAGATCCTCTCGGACGCCGCCGGGATCCTGGAGTCGCTCGACGTACGGTACACGACCGATATCGCGAAGGGGACGCCCGCCGAGACGATCGTCGAGTACGGCGAGGATCACGACTTCGACGTGATCGTCATGCCGACCAGCGGCCGGCAGGGGCTGTCCCGGTACCTGCTGGGTAGCGTCACCGAGAAGGTCGTCCGGCTCTCGGAGACGCCCGTGCTGACGGCGCGGATGGCTGCCGACGAGGAGTTCGTCGTCCCCTTCGATCGGATCCTCGTCCCGACTGACGGGAGCAAGGCGGCCGAAAGCGCCACACAGCACGCGTTCGAACTGGCAGCGGCGATGGGCGCGGACGTCCACGCGCTGTCGGTCGTCGATACCGGTGCGTTCAGTTCCGACGTGCGCTCCGAGCGTCTCTCCGACGCCGGGAAATCACACGCCTCGGAGGTCGTCGAGACGGTCGCGGACGCCGCGACGGAACACGGCCTCGACGGCGTCACGACGCACGTGGAATCGGGCTCGCCTACCGAGGAGATCCACGAGGTCGTCGACCGGGAGGGGATCGACGCCGTCGTGATGGGTACGACCGGTCGACAGGGTGTCGAACGAATTCTACTGGGGAGCGTCGCAGAGAAGACCGTTCGATCGGTTCCGGTCCCGGTCATCACGATCCGCAACGGCCCGCGACCGCTGCTGTGA
- a CDS encoding MATE family efflux transporter produces MTDRSEDDRRRTDERSPDESPDSESDASVPEPTPDESAGSVTGDPEPGGGPSGGGDDPESPADDPSESITEGSLIRPLVRLAWPIIVIQLLQVTYNIADTLWLGRLSTDAVGAISLAFPLIFLLIAIAGGFTTAGAILVAQYTGAKGKRSAGLVTGQTVMFVSLLSVVIGIVGYFYTRPALELLPSDPQTSAAVIPLAADYMEVIFLGIPLMFGFFVFSALMRGYGDTRTPMFVMAISVGLNVVIDPIFIFGFQSNPLFGMVGLSGIEATLLSATGFTGLGIGGAALATILSRGVATAIGLYLLFATGIGPAVSLSHLRPDLGVIEDIIRLGTPSMIEQSASALAMITLTAIVVTFAPPVVAAYGLGNRLISLVFLPAMGLGRAIDTMVGQNLGADRADRAARATWLAAGTGAGVMIVVAAVALAFTEPIVSVFLGSGVEDAAATIDLGVEYVRIRSAEFAFIGVSQVIFGAFRGAGNTRTAMVLSIVTLWIGRVASIALLVFVFDWGATGIWVGMALGNIVGATVAVPWFLRGTWKERYIDEPAVKAEETVA; encoded by the coding sequence GTGACAGATCGTTCCGAGGACGATCGCCGCCGGACTGACGAGAGGTCGCCCGACGAGTCACCCGACTCCGAATCGGACGCGTCGGTACCCGAGCCGACGCCCGACGAGTCGGCCGGATCCGTCACCGGGGATCCGGAACCCGGCGGCGGTCCGTCCGGTGGCGGCGACGACCCGGAATCGCCGGCAGACGATCCCTCGGAGTCGATCACCGAGGGGAGCCTGATCCGGCCGCTCGTCCGGCTGGCCTGGCCGATCATCGTCATCCAGCTGCTGCAGGTCACTTACAACATCGCCGACACGCTCTGGCTGGGCCGGCTCTCGACGGACGCCGTCGGCGCGATTAGCCTCGCCTTCCCGCTGATCTTCCTGCTCATCGCGATCGCGGGCGGGTTCACGACCGCCGGTGCGATCCTGGTCGCACAGTACACCGGCGCGAAGGGGAAGCGCTCGGCCGGGCTGGTCACCGGTCAGACCGTGATGTTCGTCTCGCTGCTGTCGGTCGTGATCGGGATCGTCGGCTACTTCTACACGCGGCCGGCCCTGGAGTTGCTCCCCAGCGATCCCCAGACGTCGGCAGCAGTCATCCCGCTGGCTGCCGACTACATGGAGGTCATCTTCCTGGGGATCCCGCTGATGTTCGGGTTCTTCGTCTTCTCGGCGCTCATGCGCGGCTACGGCGACACGCGGACGCCGATGTTCGTGATGGCGATCTCCGTGGGGCTGAACGTGGTGATCGATCCGATCTTCATCTTCGGCTTCCAGTCGAACCCGCTGTTCGGGATGGTCGGGCTGAGCGGGATCGAAGCGACGCTGCTGTCGGCGACCGGCTTCACCGGGCTCGGGATCGGCGGGGCCGCGCTGGCGACGATCCTCTCGCGGGGCGTCGCGACCGCGATCGGGCTGTACCTGCTGTTCGCGACGGGGATCGGTCCGGCGGTGTCGCTGTCGCATCTGCGACCCGACCTCGGCGTGATCGAGGACATCATCAGACTGGGGACGCCCAGCATGATCGAACAGTCTGCCAGCGCGCTGGCGATGATCACGCTCACCGCGATCGTCGTCACGTTCGCGCCGCCGGTCGTGGCCGCCTACGGGCTGGGCAACCGGCTCATCTCGCTCGTGTTCCTGCCGGCGATGGGGCTCGGCCGGGCGATCGATACGATGGTCGGCCAGAACCTCGGGGCCGACCGGGCTGATCGGGCGGCACGCGCGACGTGGCTGGCGGCCGGGACCGGCGCGGGCGTGATGATCGTCGTCGCCGCGGTCGCGCTGGCGTTCACCGAACCGATCGTCAGCGTCTTCCTCGGCAGCGGCGTCGAGGACGCCGCGGCGACGATCGATCTCGGCGTCGAGTACGTTCGGATCCGGTCGGCGGAGTTCGCCTTCATCGGCGTCTCGCAGGTCATCTTCGGGGCGTTCCGCGGGGCCGGCAACACCCGGACCGCGATGGTGCTATCGATCGTCACGCTGTGGATCGGTCGGGTCGCGAGCATCGCCCTGCTGGTGTTCGTCTTCGACTGGGGCGCGACCGGGATCTGGGTCGGGATGGCGCTGGGCAACATCGTCGGGGCGACGGTGGCGGTCCCGTGGTTCCTGCGAGGGACCTGGAAGGAACGGTACATCGACGAACCGGCGGTCAAAGCCGAGGAGACGGTCGCCTGA
- a CDS encoding sodium:calcium antiporter yields the protein MMAVLAVDVIIILLATGAIWVGSGWLENASERLATYYGLPEVVQGSIVTAVGSSFPELATVVVAAITVDSLELGVGAIVGSAVFNILVIPALAGISTAEELEANRALVYKEALFYMLAVSILVITFSFAVIYNPVDGTAYLAGEVTRPLAVIPLGMYGLYVFIQYQDTADHDSDVDKTGITVGRQWGLLAAGLAVILVAVERLVHSVDVIGTSLDVPAFIMGVTIAAAATSLPDAMVSVRAASEDRGITALANVLGSNTFDLLVAIPVGVMLVGSTPINFSMAIPMFGVLTLATIMLFTALRTDLALSVVESYGLLAAYVLFVLWIVLETLDVAVDLLPT from the coding sequence GTGATGGCGGTACTCGCAGTCGACGTGATCATCATCCTCCTGGCGACCGGTGCGATCTGGGTCGGCAGCGGCTGGCTCGAAAACGCCAGCGAACGGCTCGCGACCTACTACGGACTGCCGGAGGTCGTCCAGGGGTCGATCGTCACCGCGGTCGGGTCGAGTTTCCCCGAACTGGCGACGGTCGTCGTCGCGGCGATCACGGTCGACTCGCTGGAACTGGGCGTCGGTGCGATTGTCGGGTCCGCGGTGTTCAACATCCTCGTGATTCCGGCGCTGGCCGGAATCTCCACTGCGGAGGAACTCGAAGCCAACCGTGCGCTGGTGTACAAGGAGGCGCTGTTCTACATGCTCGCCGTCTCGATTCTCGTCATCACGTTCTCGTTCGCGGTCATCTACAACCCCGTCGACGGCACGGCCTACCTCGCCGGCGAGGTCACCCGCCCGCTGGCGGTGATCCCGCTCGGTATGTACGGACTGTACGTCTTCATCCAGTATCAGGACACCGCCGACCACGACAGCGATGTCGACAAGACCGGGATCACGGTCGGTCGCCAGTGGGGACTGCTGGCGGCCGGTCTGGCGGTCATTCTGGTCGCAGTCGAGCGGCTGGTTCACTCGGTCGACGTCATCGGGACGAGCCTGGACGTGCCCGCCTTCATCATGGGCGTGACGATCGCCGCCGCCGCGACCAGCCTGCCCGACGCGATGGTGAGCGTCCGGGCCGCGAGCGAAGACAGGGGGATAACCGCCCTCGCGAACGTGTTGGGCTCGAACACGTTCGATCTGCTGGTCGCGATTCCGGTCGGGGTGATGCTCGTCGGCAGCACCCCGATCAACTTCTCGATGGCGATCCCGATGTTCGGCGTGCTCACGCTGGCGACGATCATGCTGTTCACCGCGCTCCGGACCGACCTTGCGCTCTCAGTCGTCGAGTCGTACGGGCTGCTTGCCGCGTACGTGCTGTTCGTCCTCTGGATCGTCCTCGAGACGCTTGATGTCGCGGTCGACTTGCTGCCGACCTGA
- a CDS encoding phosphoribosylaminoimidazolesuccinocarboxamide synthase encodes MTSVKDFRIDQEPTAEDLGRGAFVFTDDYSVFDWGKMPDEIPQKGASLCTMGAYNFEVLEQNHIPTHYEGVAVPGEAVGADAERAVVDLSEALVAGIAPREMVISLTQVPDLPHDGADYDYDAYHEAAGENYLIPLEIVFRNTVPVGSSLRKRSEPTEYGLDYEEWPDEPVDLPEPIVEFSTKYEKQDRYLDREQADRIAGAADIDRLEELALSVDHILTEQAARSGFVHEDGKIECFYHEGEIRVADVVGTFDENRFSYDGQEVSKEVLRQYHKRTQPEWVAAVSEAKDAADERGVADWKSLCDREPEPLESAVIETARDLYCAGMNAYVGGDVFDAPDIDTAVEAAREL; translated from the coding sequence ATGACGAGCGTCAAAGACTTCCGGATCGACCAGGAGCCGACCGCCGAGGACCTCGGCCGCGGCGCGTTCGTGTTCACCGACGACTACTCCGTGTTCGACTGGGGGAAGATGCCCGACGAGATCCCACAGAAGGGCGCGTCGCTGTGCACGATGGGCGCGTACAACTTCGAGGTGCTCGAGCAGAACCACATCCCGACCCACTACGAGGGCGTGGCCGTCCCGGGCGAGGCGGTCGGGGCCGACGCCGAGCGGGCGGTCGTCGACCTGAGCGAGGCGCTCGTCGCCGGGATCGCCCCGCGCGAGATGGTGATCTCGCTGACGCAGGTCCCTGACCTCCCTCACGACGGGGCCGATTACGATTACGACGCCTACCACGAGGCCGCGGGCGAGAACTACCTGATCCCGCTGGAGATCGTCTTCCGCAACACCGTCCCCGTCGGATCATCGCTGCGAAAGCGCTCGGAACCCACAGAGTACGGATTGGACTATGAGGAGTGGCCGGACGAACCGGTCGACCTCCCCGAACCGATCGTGGAGTTCTCGACGAAATACGAGAAACAGGACCGGTATCTCGACCGCGAGCAGGCCGATCGGATCGCCGGGGCGGCCGACATCGACCGTCTGGAAGAGCTGGCGCTGTCCGTCGATCACATCCTCACCGAACAGGCCGCACGGTCGGGATTCGTCCACGAGGACGGCAAGATCGAGTGTTTCTACCACGAGGGCGAGATTCGCGTCGCCGACGTCGTCGGTACCTTCGACGAGAACCGCTTTTCCTACGACGGTCAGGAGGTCAGCAAGGAGGTGCTCCGGCAGTACCACAAGCGCACCCAGCCGGAGTGGGTCGCGGCCGTCAGCGAGGCCAAGGACGCGGCCGACGAGCGCGGCGTCGCCGACTGGAAGTCGCTGTGCGACCGCGAGCCCGAACCGCTCGAGTCGGCCGTCATCGAGACCGCGCGGGACCTGTACTGTGCCGGCATGAACGCCTACGTCGGCGGTGACGTCTTCGATGCCCCGGATATCGATACTGCGGTCGAGGCCGCGCGAGAGCTGTAG